In a genomic window of Lepisosteus oculatus isolate fLepOcu1 chromosome 3, fLepOcu1.hap2, whole genome shotgun sequence:
- the lysmd3 gene encoding lysM and putative peptidoglycan-binding domain-containing protein 3 isoform X2, with translation MTGRSQPCGFQPVNGGHAYVLGNNLAGESEVSEEDGECYELRARGRERTRRSTSRDRMDDIVYLVRDVQEGDTLNAIALQYFCSVADLKRANNLLNEQDFFALRSVRIPVKRFSVLTETHSSAAPPLASPGPRHCSEAPSPEAAPDSSSSSAAAESAGSFLQGVDKDIEQLVKSADSSRGGLSEVVSSLSASPRRSGEAGRKPAGRKDPYYGADWGMRWWMAVAIMLVVGIVTPVFYLLYYEVLAKAGVGHHSTTESLRATGPAPTPAQSPPHGPPTAKQGGQPEALGQKGAAALSPRG, from the exons ATGACGGGAAGGAGCCAGCCGTGTGGTTTCCAGCCTGTGAATGGTGGACATGCGTACGTGTTGGGAAACAACCTGGCTGGCGAGAGCGAGGTCTCTGAAGAAGACGGCGAGTGCTACGAGCTGCGGGCCCGAGGCCGGGAGCGGACGCGGAGGAGCACGTCCCGGGACAGGATGGACGACATCGTGTACCTGgtccgggacgtccaggaggGGGACACGTTGAACGCCATCGCTCTGCAGTATTTCTGCTCG GTCGCAGACCTCAAGAGAGCCAACAATCTCCTGAACGAGCAGGACTTTTTCGCCCTGAGGTCCGTCAGGATCCCCGTGAAGCGGTTCAGCGTCCTGACTGAGACCCACAGCTCGGCGGCGCCCCCGCTGGCCTCCCCTGGACCACGGCACTGCTCGGAGGCCCCCAGCCCCGAGGCCGCGCCCGACTCCTCCTCCTCATCGGCGGCGGCAGAGAGCGCCGGCAGCTTCCTTCAGGGTGTGGACAAGGACATCGAGCAGCTGGTGAAGTCGGCGGACAGCTCGCGGGGCGGCCTGAGCGAGGTGGTGTCCTCGCTGAGCGCGTCCCCGCGGCGGTCGGGCGAGGCTGGGCGCAAGCCGGCCGGCCGGAAGGACCCCTACTACGGGGCCGACTGGGGCATGAGGTGGTGGATGGCGGTGGCGATCATGCTGGTCGTGGGCATCGTGACGCCTGTCTTCTACCTCCTGTACTACGAGGTGCTGGCGAAGGCCGGTGTCGGCCATCATTCCACCACGGAGTCCCTGCGCGCCACCGGCCCGGCCCCCACGCCGGCTCAGAGCCCGCCGCACGGGCCCCCGACAGCGAAGCAAGGGGGCCAGCCAGAGGCACTGGGGCAGAAGGGGGCCGCGGCCCTTTCCCCCCGCGGGTGA
- the lysmd3 gene encoding lysM and putative peptidoglycan-binding domain-containing protein 3 isoform X1 — protein MALQALYSVWSTGVVQKTTRARSMTGRSQPCGFQPVNGGHAYVLGNNLAGESEVSEEDGECYELRARGRERTRRSTSRDRMDDIVYLVRDVQEGDTLNAIALQYFCSVADLKRANNLLNEQDFFALRSVRIPVKRFSVLTETHSSAAPPLASPGPRHCSEAPSPEAAPDSSSSSAAAESAGSFLQGVDKDIEQLVKSADSSRGGLSEVVSSLSASPRRSGEAGRKPAGRKDPYYGADWGMRWWMAVAIMLVVGIVTPVFYLLYYEVLAKAGVGHHSTTESLRATGPAPTPAQSPPHGPPTAKQGGQPEALGQKGAAALSPRG, from the exons ATGGCCTTACAAGCGTTATATAGCGTTTGGAGCACCGGTGTCGTACAGAAGACGACCAGAG CAAGAAGCATGACGGGAAGGAGCCAGCCGTGTGGTTTCCAGCCTGTGAATGGTGGACATGCGTACGTGTTGGGAAACAACCTGGCTGGCGAGAGCGAGGTCTCTGAAGAAGACGGCGAGTGCTACGAGCTGCGGGCCCGAGGCCGGGAGCGGACGCGGAGGAGCACGTCCCGGGACAGGATGGACGACATCGTGTACCTGgtccgggacgtccaggaggGGGACACGTTGAACGCCATCGCTCTGCAGTATTTCTGCTCG GTCGCAGACCTCAAGAGAGCCAACAATCTCCTGAACGAGCAGGACTTTTTCGCCCTGAGGTCCGTCAGGATCCCCGTGAAGCGGTTCAGCGTCCTGACTGAGACCCACAGCTCGGCGGCGCCCCCGCTGGCCTCCCCTGGACCACGGCACTGCTCGGAGGCCCCCAGCCCCGAGGCCGCGCCCGACTCCTCCTCCTCATCGGCGGCGGCAGAGAGCGCCGGCAGCTTCCTTCAGGGTGTGGACAAGGACATCGAGCAGCTGGTGAAGTCGGCGGACAGCTCGCGGGGCGGCCTGAGCGAGGTGGTGTCCTCGCTGAGCGCGTCCCCGCGGCGGTCGGGCGAGGCTGGGCGCAAGCCGGCCGGCCGGAAGGACCCCTACTACGGGGCCGACTGGGGCATGAGGTGGTGGATGGCGGTGGCGATCATGCTGGTCGTGGGCATCGTGACGCCTGTCTTCTACCTCCTGTACTACGAGGTGCTGGCGAAGGCCGGTGTCGGCCATCATTCCACCACGGAGTCCCTGCGCGCCACCGGCCCGGCCCCCACGCCGGCTCAGAGCCCGCCGCACGGGCCCCCGACAGCGAAGCAAGGGGGCCAGCCAGAGGCACTGGGGCAGAAGGGGGCCGCGGCCCTTTCCCCCCGCGGGTGA